The sequence TGCAGCTCGTGCAGGACAGCTCGCGCCAGTCCGCGCGTCACTCCGTGCTGCGCGCGCAGCGGCTCTTGGAGGCGTACGCGGAGCTGCTCGGCAACCAGCGCCTCTATGCGCGCGGCGTCGCGCCGGAGCTGGCCATTCCCGTGCGTGTGGACGAGCTCGACTTGTCCACGCCCGAGCGCACCGCGGCGGGCGTGCTCAACATGGTGCCCCTCTTCCTGGTGTTGGCGGCCTTCGCGGGCGGCATGCAGTTGGCCAGCGACACCATGGCGGGTGAGCGCGAGCGTGGCTCGCTGGAGCCGCTGCTGCTCAACCCCGCTCCTCGCGGCGCGGTGGTGGCGGGCAAGTGGATGGCCACCGTGGCCATGGCTTGCGGCGCGGTGCTGCTGACGCTGGTGGCCTATCTGCTCGTGGTGCGGCGCGCGCCGCTGGAGGACCTGGGCGTGAAGGCCCGCTTCGACGCGCCCGCCGCATTGGGCATGGCCGCGGCGGTGCTGCCGCTGACGCTGGCCGCGTCGTCGGTGCAGATGTGGGTGTCCACGTATGCGCGCTCGTTCAAGGAGGCGCAGACGTACCTGTCGCTCCTCATGGTGGTGCCCATGCTGCCGGGCATGGTGCTGGCGCTGTCGCCGCTGCAGACGAAGGCGTGGATGTTCGCCGTGCCGGTGCTCGGGCAGGAGTTGCTGGCGGGCGAGGTGATGCGAGGCGAGTCATTGGGACCCCTGCCCTTCCTCATCGCCGCGGCCTCCAGCCTCGCGGTGGCGGCGCTGGCGCTGCACATCACCTCGCGCCTGCTCGCCCAGGAGC comes from Pyxidicoccus parkwaysis and encodes:
- a CDS encoding ABC transporter permease, which produces MRRLAVTVFRKELKDHLRDRRSVLTAVMFPLLGPAVFLVMFNLLASWYRQDRPLELPVVGRAHAPSLMAFLERYGAKLTEAPEDYEARIRAGTLDAVLIVPEDYGKSFSAGRTAHVQLVQDSSRQSARHSVLRAQRLLEAYAELLGNQRLYARGVAPELAIPVRVDELDLSTPERTAAGVLNMVPLFLVLAAFAGGMQLASDTMAGERERGSLEPLLLNPAPRGAVVAGKWMATVAMACGAVLLTLVAYLLVVRRAPLEDLGVKARFDAPAALGMAAAVLPLTLAASSVQMWVSTYARSFKEAQTYLSLLMVVPMLPGMVLALSPLQTKAWMFAVPVLGQELLAGEVMRGESLGPLPFLIAAASSLAVAALALHITSRLLAQERIIFGRG